Proteins encoded by one window of Aliivibrio wodanis:
- a CDS encoding putative acetyltransferase, GNAT family, which produces MEIRKYSSRYRSQCIEAFESNIGQYFDSSERAEFIEYLDALSESSEYYICLESGGEKLLGCGGIGLNSSVASLAWGLVHKDFHGQGIGTQLTDFRLSYIKHNISLDKVKIETSQHTQGFYEKRGFTVTKTTPNGFGAGIDCVAMELM; this is translated from the coding sequence ATGGAAATCCGAAAGTATAGTAGTAGGTATCGATCGCAATGTATTGAAGCGTTTGAAAGTAATATTGGTCAATACTTTGATTCATCAGAGCGTGCAGAGTTTATCGAATATCTTGATGCTTTGTCGGAAAGCTCTGAATATTATATTTGCCTTGAAAGCGGTGGTGAGAAATTGCTTGGTTGTGGTGGTATTGGGTTAAATTCATCAGTTGCTTCTTTGGCTTGGGGATTGGTTCATAAAGACTTTCATGGTCAAGGTATAGGAACACAGCTAACGGATTTTAGACTGTCTTATATAAAGCACAATATCTCATTAGATAAGGTGAAAATCGAAACGTCCCAACACACTCAAGGTTTTTACGAGAAACGGGGTTTTACAGTAACTAAAACCACCCCAAATGGTTTTGGTGCAGGAATTGATTGTGTAGCAATGGAATTGATGTAA
- the fdhB gene encoding formate dehydrogenase iron-sulfur subunit, with amino-acid sequence MARMKFLCDTKRCIECNGCVTACKNENDDALEWGIQRRRVVTLNDGEPGETSISVACMHCTDAPCMAVCPADCFEHTEDGIVLHNKDLCIGCGYCLFACPFGAPQFPKQGAFAERGKMDKCTFCAGGPETEAGSKEEREKYGANRIAEGKLPMCASLCSTKALLAGDAEKVSDIFRQRVVERGAKDAGWTNGEDLSFDATKS; translated from the coding sequence ATGGCTAGAATGAAATTCTTATGTGACACCAAGCGTTGTATTGAATGTAACGGCTGTGTCACAGCATGTAAAAACGAAAATGATGATGCGCTAGAGTGGGGCATCCAACGTCGTCGCGTAGTAACACTAAACGACGGTGAGCCGGGTGAAACATCAATCTCTGTAGCATGTATGCACTGTACAGATGCGCCTTGTATGGCGGTTTGTCCTGCGGATTGTTTTGAACACACAGAAGATGGCATTGTATTGCATAACAAAGATCTTTGTATCGGTTGTGGCTACTGCCTATTTGCTTGCCCATTTGGTGCGCCGCAGTTCCCTAAACAGGGTGCGTTTGCTGAGCGTGGCAAAATGGACAAATGTACATTCTGTGCAGGTGGACCAGAAACAGAAGCGGGTTCAAAAGAAGAACGTGAAAAATACGGCGCAAACCGTATCGCAGAAGGTAAATTGCCAATGTGTGCTTCATTATGTTCAACCAAAGCACTGCTTGCTGGTGATGCAGAGAAGGTATCTGACATCTTCCGTCAACGTGTTGTAGAGCGTGGCGCAAAAGACGCAGGTTGGACAAACGGTGAAGACTTATCGTTCGATGCGACTAAGAGCTAA
- a CDS encoding putative uncharacterized protein (No significant database matches) yields the protein MNFKRLFTQEDNVDHGFGIHSYLEVFNETFYKTSKVSFYQFLNDFKDVPKWLILSDYALYDKNKKRDVITFTIVPYIASLEVFENAINNLSPKDLKKSKKIDDKFIELLNKGPFYNISISLGKKRRLHQNEQFYFKTKFEMMIKELMIWCEKTPEAKEHYEKLIVKLGILIHEVSKKGGNYKIIRDIEILSTFVAYFAFEIAKEINIEKICWFSDRDTLLNYKKSKFESPIIFDFISHLFFLFCNSENIESTDKLLVAIPEDKNGNVWYDTLNRVPDLIAGTFSDFDSQNLRASHSKFIPIIEKLFINENRNIFFNLELAPKKHFSATRLVWQSTEKSC from the coding sequence ATGAATTTCAAAAGACTTTTTACGCAAGAAGATAATGTTGATCATGGCTTCGGTATTCATAGTTATCTAGAGGTGTTTAACGAAACTTTTTATAAAACAAGTAAAGTTTCTTTTTATCAATTTCTCAATGACTTCAAAGATGTCCCCAAGTGGCTAATTTTATCGGATTATGCGTTATATGATAAGAATAAAAAAAGAGATGTGATTACTTTCACGATCGTTCCTTATATAGCTTCCTTGGAAGTTTTTGAAAATGCGATCAACAACTTATCACCTAAGGATCTAAAAAAGTCCAAGAAAATAGATGACAAGTTTATAGAACTGTTAAACAAAGGTCCTTTTTATAATATTTCAATCTCATTAGGTAAGAAACGTCGCTTACATCAGAATGAGCAGTTTTATTTCAAAACCAAATTTGAAATGATGATTAAAGAATTAATGATATGGTGTGAAAAAACTCCAGAGGCAAAAGAACATTATGAAAAATTGATTGTAAAATTAGGTATATTAATTCATGAGGTGTCTAAAAAAGGTGGTAACTACAAAATAATAAGAGATATTGAAATTTTATCTACCTTTGTTGCGTATTTTGCTTTTGAAATAGCAAAGGAAATTAATATTGAAAAAATCTGTTGGTTTTCTGATCGTGACACATTGCTAAACTACAAAAAGTCAAAGTTTGAAAGTCCGATTATATTTGACTTTATCAGTCATTTGTTTTTCTTGTTTTGTAACTCTGAAAATATTGAATCAACAGATAAGTTGTTAGTTGCAATACCTGAAGATAAAAATGGAAATGTGTGGTATGACACTTTGAATCGTGTTCCAGACTTGATTGCAGGAACATTTTCTGACTTCGACTCGCAGAACTTAAGAGCGAGTCATAGTAAGTTTATTCCAATTATTGAAAAGCTTTTTATTAACGAAAACAGGAACATATTCTTTAACCTTGAGTTAGCACCCAAGAAACATTTTTCTGCCACACGCTTAGTTTGGCAGAGTACAGAAAAATCATGCTAA
- the rimL gene encoding ribosomal-protein-serine acetyltransferase: protein MFTVEIDSELKLALIEPSFAKKYFDIVSKEEAYLSQWLAWPPHAKSEDFFLRFVRKSLLDYAEGKGMVCGMIYQGELVGNVSFNTINHNLKMAEIGYWLSESYQGKGIITRAVSKLIEIAFTDLQLEKIQIAAGENNLPSRKVCERLGMTLEGIISNRENLNGRIINHAVYGLAKQPVS from the coding sequence ATGTTTACAGTGGAAATTGATAGTGAATTGAAATTGGCACTTATTGAGCCATCTTTTGCGAAAAAGTACTTTGACATCGTATCAAAGGAAGAAGCTTATTTGTCTCAATGGCTTGCTTGGCCACCACACGCAAAATCTGAAGATTTCTTTCTACGCTTTGTACGTAAATCGTTACTTGATTATGCGGAAGGCAAAGGAATGGTTTGTGGCATGATTTACCAAGGTGAATTAGTCGGTAATGTCAGCTTCAATACGATTAATCATAATTTGAAAATGGCTGAGATTGGTTATTGGCTCAGTGAGTCTTATCAAGGTAAGGGCATTATTACTCGCGCCGTGTCTAAGTTAATCGAGATTGCATTCACCGATTTACAGCTTGAGAAAATTCAAATAGCAGCAGGCGAGAACAACCTACCAAGCCGTAAGGTTTGTGAACGTTTGGGTATGACATTAGAAGGTATTATTTCTAATCGTGAAAACCTGAATGGCCGCATTATCAATCATGCAGTTTATGGTTTAGCGAAGCAGCCTGTGAGTTAA
- the fdnI gene encoding formate dehydrogenase, cytochrome B556 subunit, giving the protein MLKQLKRLSLSLLLPVLAALTLTFAMPSMANDSVAAKSAEKEMTQLGGADFWRQVKAGEEGYTTSQSPEHGVLISTAGETWYVLKEKWMSPLGALAIFGSLAMVTLAYFTIGPLKLSKPKTGRRIQRWSKMDRALHWSMAFTFLTLAFSGLCLVYGKHFLKPVLPTDIWGMIIYAAKQYHNYMGPIFGILLMTVLVKWWRKSIVNMTDITWFMKMGGMVGKHKGTHPSAGFSNGGEKAIFWLLIWFGAIAAISGFVLDFPIFGQLRRDMELSNLIHMFSALILICGFIFHIYIGLFGMEAALEGMVTGDVDETWAKEHHDLWYEEVKDLPENQPKDKNS; this is encoded by the coding sequence ATGTTGAAACAACTAAAACGTCTTTCTCTTTCGTTATTGCTGCCAGTATTGGCAGCATTAACACTGACATTTGCTATGCCTAGCATGGCAAATGACAGTGTAGCCGCGAAAAGTGCAGAGAAAGAGATGACCCAACTTGGTGGTGCTGATTTTTGGCGTCAAGTAAAAGCGGGCGAAGAAGGCTATACGACGTCACAGTCACCAGAGCACGGCGTACTTATCAGTACCGCTGGCGAAACCTGGTATGTGTTAAAAGAGAAGTGGATGTCACCATTAGGTGCATTAGCGATCTTTGGTAGTTTAGCAATGGTGACACTGGCGTATTTTACCATTGGTCCCCTAAAATTAAGCAAACCAAAAACAGGACGACGAATTCAACGTTGGAGCAAAATGGACCGTGCATTGCATTGGAGCATGGCGTTCACATTTTTAACTCTGGCGTTCAGCGGTTTATGTTTGGTTTATGGTAAGCACTTTTTAAAACCGGTATTACCAACCGATATTTGGGGCATGATCATTTATGCCGCGAAGCAGTATCACAACTACATGGGCCCAATCTTTGGCATTCTATTAATGACTGTTTTAGTGAAATGGTGGAGAAAATCCATTGTAAACATGACAGACATTACATGGTTCATGAAAATGGGCGGCATGGTTGGTAAGCATAAAGGCACGCATCCATCAGCGGGTTTCTCAAACGGTGGTGAAAAAGCGATTTTCTGGCTTCTAATCTGGTTTGGTGCAATCGCTGCGATCAGTGGTTTTGTGCTAGATTTCCCTATCTTCGGCCAATTACGTCGTGATATGGAATTATCTAACTTGATCCACATGTTCTCAGCACTGATCTTGATTTGTGGTTTCATCTTCCACATCTACATTGGTCTGTTTGGTATGGAAGCCGCACTAGAAGGCATGGTGACAGGCGATGTTGACGAAACATGGGCTAAAGAACACCACGATTTATGGTATGAAGAAGTAAAAGACTTACCAGAGAATCAGCCAAAAGATAAAAACAGCTAA
- a CDS encoding putative uncharacterized protein (No significant database matches), translating into MSYRSLIENISVLFNSRLNEISVHYNLEYGNEFEVALCHVISSFLPKKAGVCRGFVVDSEGNKVGDDIIIYDKSSYNTLRGIRDGDFSLKQQIPIEAVYAYIEAKSTVYLESDNRNTLQKALKQQSQVRELIGKRTRREISDITPYLSLPQQLVQSSSEWPNYKNPPFTSIWTRQVKKTPSSNDVLSADEIVSSLDRMGCDYLIDLLVLGEDCISIPIVKSTRNYSGPFYTNGKYPHLSTVNYGTSYGLGMVSILQAIDWIELSAIDWNKVVFGAIKD; encoded by the coding sequence ATGTCATATAGAAGTTTAATCGAAAATATTTCCGTTTTATTCAATTCGAGGCTAAATGAAATATCAGTACACTATAACTTGGAATACGGAAATGAATTTGAAGTTGCACTCTGTCATGTGATTAGTTCATTTTTGCCTAAAAAAGCAGGAGTATGTCGAGGGTTTGTTGTTGACTCCGAAGGAAATAAAGTTGGAGATGACATAATTATTTACGATAAATCATCATATAATACTCTAAGGGGGATTCGTGATGGAGACTTCTCGTTGAAACAGCAAATACCTATTGAAGCTGTATATGCATATATAGAAGCAAAAAGTACCGTCTACCTTGAAAGTGATAATCGAAATACTTTGCAAAAAGCGTTGAAACAACAGAGTCAAGTTCGAGAACTAATTGGAAAGAGAACCCGCCGTGAAATCAGTGACATAACTCCGTACCTATCACTTCCACAGCAACTGGTTCAAAGCTCCTCTGAGTGGCCAAATTACAAAAACCCTCCTTTTACATCAATATGGACAAGGCAAGTCAAGAAAACCCCTAGTTCAAATGACGTTCTGTCAGCTGATGAAATTGTTTCAAGTTTAGATAGAATGGGCTGTGATTACCTAATTGATCTATTGGTACTTGGAGAAGACTGTATATCTATACCTATTGTTAAAAGTACACGTAACTACAGTGGTCCGTTTTACACCAATGGAAAATACCCACATTTATCTACAGTAAATTATGGTACTTCATATGGACTTGGTATGGTTTCTATCTTACAAGCAATTGACTGGATTGAGCTTTCAGCAATTGATTGGAATAAAGTTGTTTTTGGCGCAATTAAAGACTAA
- a CDS encoding putative uncharacterized protein (Potential sRNA) yields MQNNYIKELAIKSYQEEITREYINSRKRTFHYPSFFSGLIAAVFLVGFF; encoded by the coding sequence ATGCAAAATAACTACATAAAAGAATTAGCAATTAAGAGTTATCAGGAAGAGATAACCAGAGAATATATCAATTCAAGAAAGCGTACATTTCATTATCCAAGCTTTTTTTCTGGGCTAATTGCAGCGGTGTTTCTGGTTGGTTTTTTTTGA
- a CDS encoding transposase, IS91 family — protein MSPTELERYHRLYELHLTNLTLQGKRPATIDAYSRVVRRISEFFDRSPDTLSTTDLKNFFAGLISTHSWSTVKLDRNGLQFFYRHTLNYQTPPSIIPIRTKAIRTCPRRLHDIECVGITRPR, from the coding sequence ATGAGCCCAACTGAACTAGAGCGATATCATCGCCTTTATGAATTACACCTTACCAACTTAACTCTGCAAGGTAAACGACCTGCTACCATTGATGCCTATTCTCGAGTGGTACGCCGGATTAGCGAGTTCTTTGACCGCTCTCCCGATACATTAAGCACGACTGATTTAAAAAACTTCTTCGCCGGTTTAATTAGCACTCACTCGTGGAGCACCGTTAAACTCGACCGCAATGGCTTACAGTTTTTCTATCGCCATACTTTAAATTATCAAACTCCGCCAAGCATTATACCCATCCGCACCAAAGCAATACGAACCTGCCCTCGTCGTCTACATGACATAGAGTGCGTGGGAATAACACGACCGAGATAG
- a CDS encoding putative uncharacterized protein (Potential sRNA) — MELLHEEKVCCPYCNEVIVIVVDSEDLDQEYIEDCSVCCQPIRVQVTTNLNEELVVITYNENDA, encoded by the coding sequence ATGGAACTATTACATGAAGAAAAAGTATGTTGCCCTTATTGCAATGAAGTGATTGTAATTGTCGTTGACTCTGAAGATCTTGACCAAGAATATATTGAAGATTGCAGCGTTTGTTGCCAGCCGATTAGAGTTCAGGTTACCACCAACCTCAATGAGGAATTAGTGGTGATTACCTATAATGAAAATGATGCCTAA
- a CDS encoding putative glyoxylase: MNFNQVTLAVHDINLAVDFYKALGLTQIVGNEHYARFSFPDGDATFSIYLDTDKKGLDCRGVIYFEHEELEQLVESLKSKDIVFSQELIMQSYLWKEAALSDPSGNKIKLYWAGENRLNPPWKLKSAPNKGDTLT; the protein is encoded by the coding sequence ATGAATTTTAATCAAGTTACGTTGGCGGTTCATGACATAAATTTGGCTGTCGATTTCTATAAAGCTCTTGGGTTAACTCAAATTGTTGGTAATGAACACTACGCCCGTTTTTCGTTTCCTGATGGTGATGCAACATTCTCTATTTATCTAGATACTGATAAAAAGGGGCTCGATTGTCGAGGTGTGATTTACTTTGAGCATGAAGAACTCGAACAATTGGTAGAGTCGCTAAAAAGCAAAGATATAGTCTTTTCTCAAGAACTGATAATGCAATCTTACCTATGGAAAGAAGCGGCATTAAGTGATCCTTCAGGAAACAAAATAAAATTATATTGGGCTGGTGAAAATCGTTTGAACCCACCTTGGAAACTGAAGAGCGCACCTAATAAGGGGGATACCTTAACGTAG